One Desulfurobacterium pacificum genomic window carries:
- a CDS encoding nucleotidyltransferase domain-containing protein has translation MPEIIERSKVIEILRKFTKKLLSTNILPVKEIYLFGSYAYGNPDEWSDIDVAILIDQNYDFEKLIEIEARIRQLARNFDSRIEPLIFTDDSLGLIENEVKKGIRIYPEV, from the coding sequence GTGCCAGAAATTATTGAAAGAAGCAAAGTGATTGAAATCCTGAGGAAATTCACGAAAAAACTACTTTCTACGAACATTCTTCCTGTAAAGGAAATTTATCTTTTCGGCTCTTACGCTTACGGTAATCCTGACGAGTGGAGCGATATAGATGTTGCCATTTTGATAGACCAGAACTACGACTTTGAAAAATTAATAGAGATAGAGGCAAGAATACGTCAGTTAGCCAGAAATTTTGACTCACGAATAGAACCTCTTATTTTCACAGATGACTCTTTAGGACTTATTGAAAACGAAGTAAAAAAAGGAATCCGAATCTATCCGGAGGTTTAG
- a CDS encoding HEPN domain-containing protein: protein MSRKEEWFKLALYDLETAKAMLETGRYRYVPFMCQQAIEKALKGIISEKMNPPRIHNLVRLSNLVGVKLSPEETLMLDKISSLYIRIRYLSTETISRFSAEKYLKFTEELCQKLLKEAK, encoded by the coding sequence TTGAGTAGAAAAGAAGAGTGGTTTAAATTGGCTTTATACGACTTAGAAACGGCAAAAGCTATGTTGGAAACAGGAAGGTATCGCTACGTTCCTTTCATGTGCCAGCAAGCAATTGAAAAAGCTTTAAAAGGAATAATTTCCGAAAAAATGAACCCTCCAAGAATCCACAACCTTGTCAGGCTTAGTAATCTTGTTGGGGTTAAGCTATCTCCTGAAGAAACTTTAATGTTAGATAAAATTTCTTCTTTGTATATCCGTATACGGTATCTTTCCACAGAAACCATTTCTCGCTTTAGTGCAGAGAAATACCTAAAATTTACGGAGGAACTGTGCCAGAAATTATTGAAAGAAGCAAAGTGA
- the guaB gene encoding IMP dehydrogenase, with protein sequence MPQREIKEALTFDDVLLVPNYSEVLPTQVDVRTKLTKKITLNIPIMSAAMDTVTESELAIAIAREGGIGIIHKNMSIEEQAEEVDRVKRSESGMIVKPVTVKPEQTIAEAESLMKKYKISGLPVVNDEGKLVGIITNRDIRFVKDFSKKIADVMTKENLKTVPVGTTLEEAKEILHRYKIEKLPVVDENGYLKGLITIKDIEKKEKYPNACKDELGRLMVGAAIGVGEEAVRRAEALIEAGADVIVIDTAHGHSKGVISMVEKIKSLFPDVDVIAGNVATAEATEALIKAGADAVKVGIGPGSICTTRIVAGVGVPQLSAVMNCAEVADKYDVSIIADGGIKFSGDIAKAIGAGARVVMIGSLFAGTKESPGELILYQGRSYKVYRGMGSLGAMKKGSKDRYFQSEVEEKKLVPEGIEGMVPYRGPLADTIHQLVGGLRAGMGYCGAANIEEMRKKARFVRITSAGLKESHVHDVIITKEAPNYWIER encoded by the coding sequence ATGCCACAGAGAGAGATAAAGGAAGCTCTCACTTTTGATGACGTTCTTTTAGTTCCCAACTATTCTGAAGTTCTTCCTACTCAAGTTGATGTTAGGACAAAGCTTACCAAAAAGATTACCCTCAACATACCAATTATGAGTGCTGCTATGGATACCGTTACAGAATCTGAACTTGCAATAGCAATTGCAAGGGAAGGGGGTATTGGAATTATCCATAAAAATATGAGTATAGAGGAACAGGCAGAAGAAGTTGATAGAGTTAAACGTTCTGAAAGCGGGATGATTGTGAAGCCTGTTACCGTTAAGCCGGAGCAGACGATAGCCGAAGCTGAAAGCTTGATGAAGAAGTATAAGATTTCTGGTCTTCCGGTTGTTAACGATGAAGGTAAGTTGGTAGGCATAATAACCAACAGAGATATAAGGTTTGTTAAGGACTTTTCAAAGAAAATTGCTGACGTTATGACAAAAGAAAACCTTAAAACTGTTCCTGTTGGAACGACTCTTGAAGAAGCCAAGGAGATTCTTCACAGGTACAAGATAGAGAAATTACCTGTTGTTGATGAGAACGGCTACTTGAAGGGGCTTATTACGATAAAGGATATAGAGAAGAAAGAAAAATATCCTAATGCCTGCAAGGATGAACTTGGAAGGCTTATGGTAGGTGCTGCCATTGGCGTTGGAGAGGAAGCTGTAAGGAGAGCAGAGGCGCTTATAGAAGCAGGTGCAGACGTTATAGTGATAGATACTGCGCACGGTCATTCTAAAGGCGTTATATCAATGGTTGAAAAGATTAAAAGTTTATTCCCTGATGTTGATGTAATAGCTGGTAACGTTGCAACAGCTGAGGCGACAGAGGCGCTGATAAAGGCAGGTGCTGATGCTGTTAAGGTTGGTATTGGTCCTGGTTCTATCTGTACGACAAGGATAGTTGCAGGCGTAGGCGTTCCTCAGCTTTCTGCTGTTATGAACTGTGCTGAAGTTGCCGATAAGTATGACGTTTCCATCATTGCTGACGGCGGTATCAAGTTTTCCGGTGACATCGCCAAGGCTATCGGTGCCGGTGCAAGAGTTGTAATGATAGGTAGCCTGTTTGCGGGAACGAAAGAATCACCAGGTGAGTTGATTCTTTATCAGGGCAGAAGCTATAAAGTTTACAGGGGTATGGGCTCTTTGGGTGCTATGAAGAAAGGAAGCAAGGACAGATACTTCCAGTCTGAAGTTGAAGAGAAGAAGCTTGTTCCAGAAGGAATTGAGGGAATGGTTCCTTATAGAGGACCTCTTGCCGATACGATTCATCAGCTTGTAGGTGGTTTGAGAGCCGGAATGGGTTACTGTGGTGCAGCCAACATAGAAGAGATGAGGAAGAAGGCGAGGTTTGTAAGGATAACTTCTGCAGGGTTAAAAGAATCTCACGTTCACGATGTAATTATCACGAAGGAAGCACCTAACTACTGGATAGAAAGGTAG
- the argH gene encoding argininosuccinate lyase, translating into MSEKKLWGGRFKESTDKLVEQFTESVSYDKRLALVDIAGSIAHAEMLRKQGILTEEEAEKIINGLKEIQKEIEEGKFDWKVEYEDVHMNIEKRLTEKIGPVGGKLHTARSRNDQVATDVRLYVRNEVKEILNLLKELRKAFVEQAEKHLDVVMPGYTHLQIAQPVLYSHHMLAYYQMFKRDAERFEDSLKRINVSPLGSAALAGTSFPLDREYTARLLGFEDVTKNSLDAVSDRDFVAETIFNCAMVMMHLSRLSEELILWSTDEFNFIELPDAYCTGSSIMPQKKNPDVSELTRGKTGRVYGDLIAILTILKGLPLAYNRDMQEDKEPLFDAIDTVKLALKVNIGVVRNMKPKAERMREQARRGFSLATDVADYLAKKGIPFREAHRIVGELVAYCLENKKGLEDLSLDEFKKFSDAFEEDVLSLMSVEGSINSRNVTGGTAKQQVEKELQQIKEEEGFE; encoded by the coding sequence TTGTCCGAAAAGAAGCTCTGGGGCGGTAGATTCAAGGAATCAACAGACAAGTTAGTTGAACAATTTACAGAGTCTGTCTCTTACGACAAGAGACTGGCTTTAGTTGATATAGCAGGCAGCATCGCCCACGCGGAAATGCTTAGAAAACAAGGAATATTAACGGAAGAGGAAGCAGAAAAAATCATAAATGGACTCAAAGAGATACAGAAAGAGATAGAAGAAGGAAAGTTTGATTGGAAGGTTGAATACGAAGATGTTCACATGAACATAGAAAAAAGGTTGACAGAAAAAATAGGACCTGTCGGCGGTAAGCTGCACACGGCACGCTCAAGAAACGACCAGGTAGCAACAGACGTAAGGCTTTACGTGAGGAATGAAGTAAAAGAAATTCTTAATCTCCTGAAAGAACTTAGAAAAGCCTTTGTAGAGCAAGCTGAAAAACACCTTGACGTCGTTATGCCCGGATACACCCACCTTCAGATAGCCCAGCCTGTTCTCTACTCACACCACATGCTTGCATATTACCAAATGTTTAAAAGAGATGCCGAGAGGTTTGAAGATAGTCTGAAGAGAATCAACGTTTCGCCGCTCGGCTCAGCTGCGCTTGCAGGAACGAGCTTTCCTCTTGACAGAGAATATACGGCAAGATTGCTGGGCTTTGAAGATGTAACAAAAAACAGCCTTGACGCCGTAAGCGATAGAGACTTCGTGGCAGAAACGATTTTTAACTGCGCAATGGTAATGATGCACCTTTCAAGGCTATCTGAAGAGTTAATCCTCTGGTCAACTGATGAGTTTAACTTTATTGAACTACCCGACGCTTACTGCACCGGTAGCTCAATAATGCCCCAGAAGAAAAATCCAGACGTCTCAGAGCTAACGAGAGGAAAAACGGGCAGAGTTTACGGTGACCTTATAGCTATTTTAACGATACTGAAAGGACTTCCTTTAGCCTACAACAGAGACATGCAGGAAGACAAAGAACCTCTATTTGACGCCATTGATACGGTGAAACTTGCACTGAAAGTTAACATCGGCGTTGTCAGGAACATGAAACCAAAAGCTGAAAGGATGAGGGAGCAGGCGAGGAGGGGATTTTCATTAGCAACAGACGTTGCTGACTATTTAGCTAAAAAAGGTATCCCATTCAGAGAAGCCCACAGAATAGTAGGAGAATTGGTTGCATACTGCCTTGAAAACAAAAAAGGGCTTGAAGATTTATCCCTTGATGAATTTAAAAAGTTTTCAGATGCTTTTGAAGAAGACGTCCTCTCTCTAATGAGCGTAGAAGGTTCAATAAACAGCCGCAACGTTACAGGCGGAACAGCAAAGCAGCAGGTAGAAAAGGAACTACAGCAAATCAAAGAGGAAGAAGGATTTGAGTAG